The Pseudomonas allokribbensis genome has a window encoding:
- the phoR gene encoding phosphate regulon sensor histidine kinase PhoR, with product MLLLVTGCLVIGLITGYYGWSLAAGLGLYLAWTLKQLLRLHEWLRLHQPDEAPPDGYGLWGEVFDSIYHLQRRDQRVRGRLQAVIDRVQESTAALKDAVIMLDSDGNLEWWNRAAETLLGLKTPQDSGQPVTNLVRHPRFKEYFEQESYAEPLEIPSPTNDRVRIQLYLTRYGNNEHLMLVRDVTRIHQLEQMRKDFIANVSHELRTPLTVICGYLETLLDNVEEVNPRWSRALQQMQQQGGRMQTLLNDLLLLAKLEATDYPSDNQPVHIDTLLQSIKSDAQQLSGSKNQRITLEADTSILLKGSEAELRSAFSNLVFNAVKYTPAEGNIRIRWWGDDQGAHLSVQDSGIGIDSKHLPRLTERFYRVDSSRNSNTGGTGLGLAIVKHVLLRHRARMEISSVPGHGSTFTCHFAPAQVAQARVISAAE from the coding sequence ATGCTGTTGCTGGTCACCGGCTGCCTGGTGATCGGCCTGATCACCGGCTACTACGGCTGGAGTCTGGCGGCGGGACTGGGCCTGTACCTGGCCTGGACGCTCAAGCAACTGCTGCGCCTGCACGAATGGCTGCGCCTGCACCAACCCGATGAAGCACCGCCCGACGGCTATGGCCTGTGGGGTGAAGTATTCGACAGCATCTACCACCTGCAACGCCGCGACCAACGGGTACGCGGACGCTTGCAAGCGGTGATCGACCGCGTTCAGGAATCCACCGCCGCGCTGAAAGACGCGGTGATCATGCTCGACAGCGACGGCAACCTGGAATGGTGGAACCGCGCCGCCGAAACCCTGCTCGGCCTGAAAACCCCACAGGACAGCGGCCAACCCGTGACCAACCTGGTTCGCCATCCGCGCTTCAAGGAATACTTCGAGCAGGAAAGCTACGCCGAACCGCTGGAAATCCCCTCGCCGACCAACGATCGTGTACGCATCCAGCTGTACCTCACGCGCTACGGCAACAACGAACACTTGATGCTGGTGCGCGACGTCACGCGCATCCATCAGCTGGAACAGATGCGCAAAGACTTCATCGCCAACGTCTCCCACGAACTGCGTACCCCGCTGACGGTGATCTGTGGCTACCTGGAAACCCTGCTCGACAACGTCGAGGAAGTGAACCCGCGCTGGAGCCGCGCCCTGCAGCAGATGCAGCAACAGGGCGGCCGCATGCAAACCCTGCTCAACGACTTGCTGTTGCTGGCCAAACTGGAAGCCACCGATTACCCGTCGGATAACCAGCCCGTGCATATCGACACCCTGCTGCAGTCGATCAAGAGCGATGCGCAGCAGTTGTCAGGCTCGAAGAATCAGCGCATCACCCTGGAAGCCGACACCAGCATCCTGCTCAAGGGCAGCGAGGCGGAACTGCGCAGCGCGTTTTCCAACCTGGTGTTCAACGCCGTCAAATACACCCCGGCCGAAGGCAATATCCGCATCCGCTGGTGGGGCGACGATCAGGGCGCGCACCTGAGCGTGCAGGATTCGGGGATCGGCATCGACAGCAAACACCTGCCGCGCCTGACCGAACGCTTCTACCGCGTCGACTCCAGCCGCAACTCCAACACCGGCGGCACGGGCCTGGGCCTGGCCATCGTCAAACACGTGTTGCTGCGCCACCGCGCGCGGATGGAGATCAGCAGCGTGCCCGGCCATGGCAGCACATTCACCTGCCATTTCGCCCCGGCGCAGGTCGCCCAGGCACGGGTCATCAGCGCCGCTGAGTAA
- a CDS encoding COG4315 family predicted lipoprotein — MTQMTASFKALLMAAAVALPAMAFAADPVMMKDGMMTDQKGMTVYTFDKDMGGKSMCNGECAKMWPPMMAPAGAKAEGKFMPIKRDDGMMQWSYDGKPLYTFMKDEKPGDMKGEGFKDMWHMPKH, encoded by the coding sequence ATGACTCAAATGACTGCTTCCTTTAAGGCATTGCTGATGGCTGCCGCCGTTGCTCTGCCTGCCATGGCGTTCGCTGCCGACCCGGTAATGATGAAAGACGGCATGATGACCGATCAAAAGGGCATGACTGTCTACACGTTCGACAAGGACATGGGCGGCAAATCGATGTGTAACGGAGAATGCGCCAAGATGTGGCCACCAATGATGGCTCCCGCAGGTGCCAAGGCCGAAGGCAAATTCATGCCGATCAAACGTGATGACGGCATGATGCAATGGTCTTACGACGGCAAGCCGCTCTATACGTTTATGAAGGATGAAAAGCCTGGAGACATGAAGGGCGAAGGCTTTAAAGACATGTGGCACATGCCGAAGCACTGA
- a CDS encoding hemolysin family protein: MDPSPGLSLATIFADFGMILFALILVLLNGFFVAAEFAMVKLRSTRVEAIAEQHGWRGHILRTVHSQLDAYLSACQLGITLASLGLGWVGEPAFAHILEPLLSAVGVQSAEVVKGISFFTAFFIISYLHIVVGELAPKSWAIRKPELLSLWTAVPLYLFYWAMYPAIYLLNASANTILRIAGQGEPGPHHEHHYSREELKLILHSSRGQDPSDQGMRVLASAVEMGELEVVDWANSREDLITLEFNAPLKEILAMFRRHKFSRYPVYDSERQEFVGLLHIKDLLLELAALDHIPESFNLAELTRPLERVSRHMPLSQLLEQFRKGGSHFAVVEEADGNIIGYLTMEDVLEVLVGDIQDEHRKAERGILAYQPGKLLVRGDTPLFKVERLLGIDLDHIEAETLAGLIYETLKRVPEEEEVLEVEGLRIIIKKMKGPKIILAKVLMLD; this comes from the coding sequence ATGGACCCTTCCCCTGGCTTGTCCCTCGCTACCATTTTCGCCGATTTCGGCATGATTCTTTTCGCTCTGATCCTGGTTCTGCTCAACGGCTTCTTCGTTGCGGCGGAGTTCGCCATGGTCAAACTGCGCTCGACCCGGGTCGAAGCCATCGCTGAACAGCATGGCTGGCGCGGGCACATCCTGCGCACGGTGCACAGTCAGCTCGATGCTTACCTCTCGGCGTGCCAGCTCGGTATCACCCTCGCCTCCCTCGGCCTGGGCTGGGTCGGCGAGCCGGCGTTCGCGCACATTCTCGAGCCGCTGCTGAGCGCGGTCGGCGTGCAGTCGGCCGAAGTCGTCAAAGGCATTTCGTTCTTCACCGCGTTCTTCATCATTTCCTACCTGCACATCGTGGTCGGCGAACTCGCACCCAAATCCTGGGCGATCCGCAAACCCGAATTGCTGTCGCTGTGGACGGCGGTGCCGCTGTACCTGTTCTACTGGGCCATGTACCCGGCGATCTACCTGCTCAACGCCAGCGCCAACACCATCCTGCGCATCGCAGGGCAAGGTGAACCCGGCCCGCATCACGAGCACCACTACAGCCGTGAAGAACTGAAACTGATCCTGCACTCCAGCCGTGGCCAGGACCCGAGCGACCAAGGCATGCGCGTGCTGGCCTCGGCGGTGGAAATGGGCGAGCTGGAAGTGGTCGACTGGGCCAACTCCCGGGAAGACCTGATCACTCTCGAGTTCAACGCACCGCTGAAAGAGATCCTGGCGATGTTCCGTCGCCACAAGTTCAGCCGTTATCCGGTGTACGACAGCGAGCGCCAGGAGTTCGTCGGCCTGCTGCATATCAAGGATCTGCTGCTCGAGCTGGCGGCGCTGGATCACATCCCCGAGTCGTTCAACCTCGCCGAACTGACCCGTCCGCTGGAGCGCGTATCGCGACACATGCCGCTGTCGCAGTTGCTGGAACAGTTCCGCAAGGGCGGTTCGCACTTCGCCGTGGTCGAAGAGGCCGACGGCAACATCATCGGCTACCTGACCATGGAAGACGTGCTGGAAGTGCTGGTCGGCGATATCCAGGACGAACACCGCAAGGCCGAGCGCGGCATCCTCGCCTATCAGCCGGGCAAGCTCTTGGTACGGGGCGATACGCCGCTGTTCAAGGTCGAGCGCCTGCTGGGGATCGACCTGGATCACATCGAAGCCGAAACCCTCGCCGGGCTGATCTATGAAACCCTGAAACGGGTGCCGGAAGAGGAAGAAGTGCTGGAAGTCGAAGGTCTGCGGATCATCATCAAAAAGATGAAAGGCCCGAAAATCATTCTCGCCAAGGTACTGATGCTCGACTGA
- a CDS encoding peptidoglycan DD-metalloendopeptidase family protein, translated as MPLRLLFFCGLLMASTSTVAMTIYKSTDANGVVSYSDRPSKGSQVFVFQDRMVERLERQVYLDIKKQKGTDVVFVRNDLYAPVEVALAFTGMSNVRGAPAETIRRVLPARSNTRLALLTAVSGGKPLVYTPMFQYSLGDPAGAAQSYRYPFPWRGGPFRLSQGANGDYSHYGPKNKYAMDIAMPVGTPIIAARAGVVVKTENSQSGRGTDPSGNFVRVLHDDGTMGVYLHLKQGSVGVREGQRVAVGSLLALSGNTGNSSGPHLHFVVQRNTGGGLVSIPYQFNQPLGALPNFALGKR; from the coding sequence ATGCCCCTGCGCCTGCTGTTTTTCTGTGGTCTGCTCATGGCCTCCACCTCGACTGTGGCCATGACGATCTACAAATCCACCGATGCCAACGGAGTGGTTTCGTACAGCGACCGTCCGAGCAAAGGCTCCCAGGTGTTCGTGTTTCAGGACCGGATGGTCGAGCGCCTCGAACGCCAGGTCTATCTCGACATCAAGAAGCAGAAGGGCACGGACGTGGTGTTCGTGCGCAACGACCTGTATGCGCCGGTCGAGGTTGCACTGGCGTTTACCGGGATGAGCAACGTGCGTGGCGCACCGGCTGAAACGATCCGCCGGGTGCTACCGGCGCGCAGCAACACGCGGCTGGCGTTGCTGACGGCGGTGTCCGGTGGCAAGCCGCTGGTGTACACCCCGATGTTCCAGTATTCCCTGGGTGACCCCGCTGGCGCGGCTCAGAGCTATCGCTATCCGTTTCCGTGGCGGGGCGGGCCATTCCGTCTGAGTCAGGGTGCCAATGGCGACTACAGCCACTACGGGCCGAAGAACAAATACGCGATGGACATCGCCATGCCGGTCGGTACGCCGATCATCGCGGCGCGGGCCGGGGTGGTGGTGAAGACCGAGAATTCCCAGAGCGGGCGCGGCACCGATCCTTCCGGCAATTTCGTGCGGGTGCTGCACGACGACGGCACGATGGGCGTGTATCTGCATCTCAAGCAAGGGTCGGTGGGTGTGCGGGAAGGGCAGCGAGTGGCGGTGGGCAGTCTGCTGGCGCTGTCCGGCAATACCGGCAACAGCAGCGGCCCGCACCTGCACTTCGTGGTGCAGCGCAATACAGGTGGGGGGCTGGTATCGATTCCGTATCAGTTCAACCAGCCGCTGGGGGCGTTGCCCAACTTTGCGTTGGGCAAGCGGTAA
- the pstA gene encoding phosphate ABC transporter permease PstA, which yields MKQNSLNGWFKSGAPGVWISGGAVSIAVIMTIGLLAVIAVRGLGHFWPADLVHASYDVPGQANHLVVGEVVQKEEVPRARLKSAGLPVPDAGPEFMTRELIKVGNRDLNGNDFTWIVGEWLTNQTTPPELMAIERREWGNFYGYLVNVKQDGKVIAEGEAAWPELQARINRVNGLAAQLKSLEKTDIGAINAGLERIRLHGRKLELEGKLDATAQADMDAERAELNARYQDVEARLADLHAQFNRDALTARDANGKEIEIGLGKVVHAYQPNAMSTFTKVGFYFSKIWEFLSDDPREANTEGGIFPAIFGTVMMTLIMAMIVTPFGVLAAVYLREYAKQNALTRIIRIAVNNLAGVPAIVYGVFGLGFFVYVLGGSVDRLFFPEALPAPTFGTPGLLWASLTLALLAVPVVIVATEEGLARIPRTVREGSLALGATKAETLWKIVIPMASPAMMTGMILAVARAAGEVAPLMLVGVVKLAPSLPVDGNYPYLHLDQKIMHLGFHIYDVGFQSPNVEAARPLVYATALLLVLVIAVLNLSAVWIRNHLREKYKALDS from the coding sequence GTGAAACAGAACTCCCTGAATGGATGGTTCAAGAGCGGCGCCCCGGGCGTCTGGATCAGCGGTGGCGCGGTGTCCATCGCGGTCATCATGACCATTGGCCTGCTGGCGGTGATTGCCGTGCGCGGTCTGGGTCACTTCTGGCCGGCGGATCTGGTGCATGCCAGCTACGACGTGCCGGGCCAGGCCAATCACCTGGTCGTCGGTGAAGTGGTGCAGAAAGAAGAAGTGCCGCGTGCACGTCTGAAGAGCGCCGGTCTGCCGGTGCCGGACGCCGGCCCGGAATTCATGACCCGCGAGCTGATCAAGGTCGGCAACCGTGACCTGAACGGCAACGACTTCACCTGGATCGTCGGCGAGTGGCTGACCAACCAGACCACGCCGCCAGAGCTGATGGCGATCGAGCGTCGCGAGTGGGGCAACTTCTACGGCTACCTGGTCAACGTCAAACAGGACGGCAAGGTGATCGCCGAAGGCGAAGCGGCCTGGCCTGAGCTGCAAGCGCGGATCAACCGCGTGAACGGCCTTGCCGCGCAGCTGAAGTCGCTGGAAAAAACCGACATCGGCGCGATCAACGCCGGTCTCGAGCGCATTCGTCTGCACGGCCGCAAACTGGAGCTGGAAGGCAAACTCGACGCCACCGCGCAAGCGGACATGGATGCCGAGCGCGCCGAGCTGAACGCCCGCTATCAAGACGTTGAAGCCCGTCTGGCCGACCTGCACGCGCAGTTCAACCGTGACGCTTTGACCGCTCGTGATGCCAACGGCAAGGAAATCGAAATCGGCCTGGGCAAAGTGGTTCACGCCTACCAGCCGAACGCCATGAGCACCTTCACCAAGGTCGGTTTCTACTTCAGCAAGATCTGGGAGTTCCTGTCCGACGATCCGCGTGAAGCGAACACCGAAGGCGGGATCTTCCCGGCCATCTTCGGCACCGTGATGATGACCCTGATCATGGCGATGATCGTGACCCCGTTCGGCGTGCTGGCGGCGGTGTACCTGCGTGAATACGCCAAGCAGAACGCCCTGACCCGGATCATCCGGATCGCGGTGAACAACCTTGCGGGTGTTCCGGCGATCGTTTACGGCGTGTTCGGCCTGGGCTTCTTCGTCTACGTGCTGGGTGGTTCGGTCGACCGCTTGTTCTTCCCGGAAGCGCTGCCGGCACCGACCTTCGGTACGCCGGGTCTGCTGTGGGCTTCGTTGACCCTGGCGCTGCTGGCGGTGCCGGTGGTGATCGTGGCCACCGAAGAAGGTCTGGCGCGGATTCCTCGCACCGTGCGTGAGGGCTCGCTGGCCCTCGGCGCGACCAAGGCTGAAACCCTGTGGAAGATCGTGATCCCGATGGCCAGCCCGGCCATGATGACCGGCATGATCCTCGCCGTGGCCCGCGCCGCCGGTGAAGTGGCACCACTGATGCTGGTGGGTGTGGTGAAACTGGCGCCGTCGCTGCCGGTGGATGGCAACTACCCGTACCTGCACCTGGACCAGAAGATCATGCACCTGGGCTTCCATATTTATGACGTCGGCTTCCAGAGCCCGAACGTCGAAGCCGCACGACCGCTGGTGTACGCCACCGCGTTGCTGCTGGTGCTGGTGATTGCCGTGCTCAACCTGTCGGCGGTGTGGATTCGTAACCACCTGCGCGAGAAGTACAAGGCGCTGGACAGCTGA
- the phoU gene encoding phosphate signaling complex protein PhoU, which yields MISKEGLTHHISAQFNAELEEVRSHLLAMGGLVEKQVNDAVTALIEADSGLAQQVREIDDQINQMERNIDEECLRILARRQPAASDLRLIISISKSVIDLERIGDEATKIARRAIQLCEEGEAPRGYVEVRHIGDQVRNMVRDALDAFARFDADLALSVAQYDKIIDREYKTALRELATYMMEDPRSISRVLSIIWVLRSLERIGDHARNISELVIYLVRGTDVRHMGLKRMKEEVEGTSGETANVPGDADDK from the coding sequence ATGATTAGTAAAGAAGGCCTTACCCACCACATTTCCGCGCAGTTCAACGCCGAACTGGAAGAAGTGCGCAGCCACCTCCTGGCCATGGGCGGGCTGGTCGAGAAGCAGGTCAACGACGCGGTCACCGCGCTGATCGAGGCCGACTCGGGTCTGGCCCAACAAGTGCGCGAGATCGACGACCAGATCAACCAGATGGAACGCAACATCGACGAAGAATGCCTGCGCATTCTGGCCCGTCGTCAACCGGCGGCGTCCGACCTGCGTCTGATCATCAGCATCTCCAAGTCGGTGATCGACCTGGAGCGCATCGGCGACGAAGCGACCAAGATCGCCCGTCGTGCGATCCAGCTGTGCGAAGAAGGTGAAGCGCCGCGCGGTTACGTCGAAGTGCGTCACATCGGCGACCAGGTGCGCAACATGGTCCGCGATGCGCTGGACGCGTTTGCCCGCTTCGACGCCGATCTGGCGTTGTCGGTGGCGCAGTACGACAAGATCATCGACCGCGAATACAAGACGGCCCTGCGCGAGCTGGCGACCTACATGATGGAAGACCCACGCTCTATCTCGCGGGTCTTGAGCATTATCTGGGTGCTGCGTTCGCTGGAGCGGATCGGCGATCACGCACGCAACATCTCCGAGTTGGTGATTTACCTGGTGCGCGGCACCGACGTGCGCCACATGGGCCTCAAGCGCATGAAGGAAGAAGTTGAAGGAACAAGTGGTGAAACCGCTAATGTTCCGGGCGATGCTGACGATAAGTAA
- the phoB gene encoding phosphate regulon transcriptional regulator PhoB, producing MVGRSILIVDDEAPIREMIAVALEMAGYDCLEAENSQQAHAIIVDRKPDLILLDWMLPGTSGIELARRLKRDELTGDIPIIMLTAKGEEDNKIQGLEVGADDYITKPFSPRELVARLKAVLRRAGPTDGEAPIEVGGLLLDPISHRVTIDGRPAEMGPTEYRLLQFFMTHQERAYTRGQLLDQVWGGNVYVEERTVDVHIRRLRKALGDAYENLVQTVRGTGYRFSTKA from the coding sequence ATGGTTGGCAGGAGCATTCTGATCGTCGACGACGAAGCGCCCATTCGCGAAATGATCGCCGTTGCGTTGGAAATGGCCGGCTATGACTGCCTCGAGGCAGAGAACTCGCAGCAGGCGCACGCCATTATCGTCGACCGCAAACCGGACCTGATCCTGCTCGACTGGATGCTGCCCGGCACCTCCGGCATCGAGCTGGCCCGCCGCCTCAAGCGTGACGAGCTGACCGGGGACATCCCGATCATCATGCTCACCGCCAAGGGCGAAGAAGACAACAAGATCCAGGGTCTGGAAGTCGGTGCCGACGACTACATCACCAAACCGTTTTCCCCACGCGAACTGGTAGCACGCCTCAAAGCCGTGCTGCGTCGCGCCGGTCCGACCGATGGCGAAGCGCCAATCGAAGTCGGCGGCCTGCTGCTCGACCCGATCAGCCACCGCGTGACCATCGACGGCCGTCCGGCCGAAATGGGCCCGACCGAATACCGTCTGCTGCAATTCTTCATGACCCACCAGGAACGTGCCTACACTCGTGGCCAGTTGCTGGACCAGGTCTGGGGCGGCAACGTCTATGTTGAAGAGCGCACGGTCGACGTGCACATCCGACGCCTGCGCAAGGCGCTCGGCGACGCCTACGAAAATCTGGTACAAACCGTGCGCGGCACTGGCTATCGGTTCTCCACCAAGGCCTGA
- a CDS encoding response regulator yields the protein MSKISVLVVDDASFIRDLVKKCLRNYFPGIRTEDAVNGKKAQAMLAKEAFDLVLCDWEMPEMSGLELLTWCREQDNLKTMPFVMVTSRGDKENVVQAIQAGVSGYVSKPFTNEQLLTKVKQALNKVGKLDTLMNSAPTKMNSAFGNDSLSALTGGKAAVIGSAPAAAPVNPFAKPAAAAPAPAAAPQRGLLNSPPVKAPAASAAPASGRGQGQLRLPSGTQQCVIKALSIKEALLVVKRTDTLPQILDSAVLDLEQGDNAEIARLNGYLHAIVAHEQKADSDWLQLTFRFVDQDAQKLDYISRLIARGTAQKHFVPGA from the coding sequence ATGAGCAAGATCAGTGTGTTGGTCGTGGACGATGCATCGTTCATTCGTGACCTGGTGAAAAAGTGCCTGCGTAATTACTTCCCGGGGATCCGCACCGAGGACGCCGTCAACGGTAAAAAGGCTCAGGCCATGCTGGCCAAGGAAGCGTTCGACCTGGTCCTGTGCGACTGGGAAATGCCGGAAATGTCCGGCCTCGAACTGCTGACCTGGTGCCGTGAGCAGGACAATCTCAAGACCATGCCGTTCGTCATGGTTACCAGCCGTGGCGACAAGGAAAACGTGGTGCAGGCGATTCAGGCCGGCGTTTCCGGCTACGTCAGCAAGCCGTTCACCAACGAGCAACTGCTGACCAAGGTCAAGCAGGCCCTGAACAAGGTCGGCAAGCTCGACACCCTGATGAACAGCGCCCCGACCAAGATGAATTCGGCGTTCGGCAACGACTCCCTGAGCGCGTTGACGGGCGGCAAGGCAGCGGTCATCGGTTCCGCACCGGCGGCAGCTCCCGTGAATCCGTTTGCCAAGCCTGCTGCAGCGGCCCCGGCACCTGCCGCCGCGCCACAGCGTGGTCTGCTCAACAGCCCGCCCGTGAAAGCACCGGCAGCCTCCGCCGCTCCGGCCAGCGGTCGTGGTCAGGGCCAGCTGCGCCTGCCAAGCGGCACCCAGCAATGCGTGATCAAGGCCCTGAGCATCAAGGAAGCGCTGCTGGTGGTGAAACGCACCGACACCCTGCCGCAGATCCTCGACAGCGCCGTGCTCGATCTGGAGCAGGGCGACAACGCCGAAATCGCCCGCCTCAACGGCTACCTGCACGCCATCGTGGCGCATGAGCAGAAAGCCGACAGCGACTGGCTGCAACTGACCTTCCGTTTCGTCGACCAGGACGCGCAGAAGCTCGACTACATCTCCCGTCTGATCGCCCGCGGCACGGCGCAGAAGCACTTCGTTCCGGGCGCGTAA
- the ubiA gene encoding 4-hydroxybenzoate octaprenyltransferase, giving the protein MYQSLLKSLNRLNPRAWDFIQLTRMDKPIGIYLLLWPTLWALWIAGKGSPSLANIVIFVLGVVLTRAGGCVINDWADRKVDGHVKRTAERPLAAGRISSKEALVFFALLMGVSFLLVLCTNAATIWLSLGGLALAFTYPFMKRYTYYPQVVLGAAFSWGMPMAFTAETGELPATAWLLWIANLLWTVGYDTYYAMTDRDDDLKIGVKSTAILFGEADRVIILTLQALSLGCLLLAGSKFELGMWFHFGLLVAAGCYAWEFWYTRDRDRMRCFKAFLHNHWAGLAIFVGIVLDYALR; this is encoded by the coding sequence ATGTATCAAAGCCTGCTCAAATCCCTGAATCGCCTGAACCCGCGTGCCTGGGATTTCATTCAGTTGACCCGGATGGACAAGCCGATCGGCATTTACCTGCTGCTGTGGCCGACGCTCTGGGCCCTGTGGATTGCCGGCAAAGGCTCGCCGTCGCTGGCCAACATCGTGATTTTCGTCCTCGGCGTGGTACTGACCCGCGCCGGCGGTTGCGTGATCAATGACTGGGCCGACCGCAAGGTCGACGGCCATGTGAAGCGCACCGCAGAACGCCCGCTCGCTGCTGGCCGGATCAGCTCGAAAGAGGCACTGGTGTTCTTCGCCCTGCTGATGGGCGTGAGTTTCCTGCTGGTGCTGTGCACCAACGCCGCGACGATCTGGTTGTCGCTGGGTGGCCTGGCGCTGGCGTTCACTTACCCGTTCATGAAGCGCTACACCTATTACCCGCAGGTGGTGCTGGGCGCGGCGTTTTCCTGGGGCATGCCGATGGCGTTCACCGCCGAAACCGGTGAACTGCCGGCGACGGCCTGGCTGCTGTGGATCGCCAACCTGCTGTGGACGGTGGGCTACGACACTTATTACGCGATGACCGACCGCGACGATGACTTGAAGATCGGCGTGAAATCCACGGCGATCCTGTTCGGCGAGGCGGACCGGGTGATCATCCTGACCTTGCAGGCACTGTCGCTGGGCTGCCTGTTGCTGGCCGGGTCGAAGTTCGAGTTGGGGATGTGGTTCCACTTCGGCCTGCTGGTGGCGGCCGGGTGCTACGCCTGGGAGTTCTGGTACACCCGTGATCGCGACCGGATGCGCTGCTTCAAGGCGTTTTTGCACAACCACTGGGCCGGACTGGCGATTTTCGTCGGGATCGTGCTGGATTACGCGTTGCGCTGA
- the pstB gene encoding phosphate ABC transporter ATP-binding protein PstB, producing MQHETHTHGINMSALGRDKQSLNLEQETVAIEVPGLSLFYGEKQALYDVSMNIPKQRVTAFIGPSGCGKSTLLRTFNRMNDLVDGCRVEGAINLYGNNIYRKGEDVAELRRRVGMVFQKPNPFPKTIYENVVYGLRIQGINKKRILDEAVEWALKGAALWDEVKDRLHDSALGLSGGQQQRLVIARTIAVEPEVLLLDEPCSALDPISTLKVEELIYELKSKFTIVIVTHNMQQAARVSDYTAFMYMGKLVEFGDTDTLFTNPAKKQTEDYITGRYG from the coding sequence ATGCAGCACGAAACACATACCCACGGCATCAACATGTCTGCCCTGGGCCGCGACAAGCAGAGCCTGAACCTCGAACAGGAAACCGTGGCCATCGAAGTGCCGGGCCTGAGCCTGTTCTACGGCGAGAAACAAGCGCTGTACGACGTCAGCATGAACATTCCGAAACAGCGCGTGACCGCCTTCATCGGCCCGTCCGGCTGCGGCAAGTCCACGCTGCTGCGTACCTTCAACCGCATGAACGACCTGGTGGATGGCTGCCGTGTCGAAGGCGCGATCAACCTCTACGGCAACAACATCTACCGCAAGGGCGAGGACGTGGCCGAGCTGCGTCGCCGCGTCGGCATGGTGTTCCAGAAGCCTAACCCGTTCCCGAAGACCATCTATGAGAACGTGGTCTACGGCCTGCGCATCCAGGGCATCAACAAGAAACGCATCCTCGACGAAGCCGTCGAGTGGGCGTTGAAAGGCGCGGCCCTGTGGGACGAAGTGAAAGACCGTCTGCATGACTCGGCACTCGGCCTGTCCGGTGGTCAGCAGCAACGTCTGGTGATCGCCCGTACCATCGCCGTGGAACCGGAAGTGCTGCTGCTCGACGAACCGTGCTCGGCCCTCGACCCGATCTCGACCCTGAAAGTCGAAGAGCTGATCTACGAGCTCAAGTCCAAGTTCACCATCGTCATCGTGACCCACAACATGCAGCAGGCGGCACGGGTGTCCGACTACACGGCGTTCATGTACATGGGCAAACTGGTGGAATTCGGTGACACCGATACCCTGTTCACCAATCCGGCCAAGAAGCAGACCGAAGACTACATCACCGGTCGTTACGGCTAG